The segment CCTTGAAGAGATTGTGCTATAGTTTCAAACTGGATATAAAAACAAGTAATTATACTTAAAAGTAGAATTTCCTGAGTATTATGCCAAATTATGAGCAAAATGCAGTCAAAGTTGATCAGTGATCATGTCCACTTCAAGGCTTCATAGAGAAGGTGGCATGGAGGACCTAGATGAGTAGGATTTGATAGACAGAGCATGAAAAATAAGGTCAGCAGTTCCAAAAGAAGAGAACAATGGAAGCAAAGGTACCAAGGCAGGAAAGAAATGTTGGGATAAGTAGTcagatttcagagaaaaataattcatttatttattcatgtctgtttgcttgtttttgcaAACCAGTACAGAGCTCTCACTGAGGAACTTCCTTTACTCTTACAAAATAGAGCTCTCTTTGAAAGCTATACTGTACTGTAGAAAATGATACAGCCCAGAACTCTACATTCATAACTGAAATGGAGaaatataataatgacaatacCATGCTCCAGAACTGAATTAAATCATCGCACCTCCTCCATAATACCAATGGTTCCTGACCATTCCAGTCATCACTGTTCTCTATTTATTTGCACTCCTGCAGTGAACAGAATCTTGACAATATGACTTAATACTCAACTTCTATTTTGCAAGTTTTTTGTTTCATAACTTTTTCCCATGTCTCCATCTCATATATTCACAGAGATTATACCCACAAGGATGGCAGAAAATATAGCTTCAAGGtcttttattttactctatagtGTAAGGCATGCTGTACAACATGTACCAGTTGATCAATGAAAACTTGCCTGTTGGTTGGTTGATGGGCTTTTCTATTTTCCAGGAAGGGTTTTTTCTCAACATAGGATGCCAGATAATCAGACTACAGATACAGAATTCATTCTACTACCATTTCCCAGCAGCCTCCACACCCATTACACCCTGGTCTTCATCTTTTTATTGATTTACCTCCTCACTTTGGCTGGGAACCTATTGATTTTGGCAATCATCAAGATGCATTCTCACCTGCACAcacccatgtacttcttcctggTGAACTTAtcctttcttgatattttttattCCTCAGTCATGATACCAAAGTTGATTCAGCTACTgctagcaaaaaacaaaacaatctcctTCAGTGGGTGTCTGGCACAGATTGGACTGGCACTTTTCATTGGTTCATATGAAGCCTTTGTCCTCTCTGCCATGGCCTATGACCGCTACTCAGCCATCTGTAACCCTCTGGTTTATGTGAGGGTCATGAGCAAACAATTCTGTGTCTTTTTGGTCTGTGGATCTTTTCTACTTGGGGTCACCACCTCCATGCTCAACACTCTGCCTTTGCTGAGACTGAAGTTCTGTACTACCCACCTCATCCACCACTATAGCTGTGAGATGCCTGAGCTCTTACCTCTCTCCTGCACTGACCTCTTCCCTAACAAGATGATTTTATTCACCACCTCGGTCATTGTTGTCTTTGGCTGCTTCTTACCCATCATGTTTTCTTATGCTCAAATTATCTCTGCCATTCTGAAGATCAGCTCAGCTTCAGGCAGGAGCAAAGCCTTCTCTACCTGCTCCTCCCATGTGATAGTAGTGACCTTGTTCTTCCTGACAGGTGTGGACCGATATCTAAGCCCTTCTACAGGCTCTATCCTGGAGCAAGTCATCTCCATGCAGTATAGTATTGTGACACCACTGCTGAACCCCATCATCTACAGTCTGAAGAATGTGGAAGTCAAACTAGCCATAAAGAAAGTGTGGGAAAACAAAAGGATCCTCTCTGGCACCTACTAATTAAGAACTCCATCAGTAATGATGCTTATGAGCAGAATCTGAGAACTCCATCAAAGTTGTGGCTTTTGGTAAAGATTCTAGAAATTCCTTTAACTTTCTGACACCCTCAAAAATGGAAAAGTCCAAAGAGATTACAGTAATGATAATAGAAAGCACCCTACCCTAGCCCTAGATCTACTCTTAGTATTCCATGAGCTCATTTATTCCTAATAATCCCTGAAAGATAAGGTCAATACtcggatttttattttattctcatcatTATGTTGTTGTTGCCATTTTAGAGATTCAAAAACTGAGGCACCAAAAAATTAAGTGGTTTAGACAaattcacacaactagttagaGGGAAATGTGGGATTGCACAACAGATCTTCTTACTCGGAATCCAGTCTTTGTTTCCCTACACAAGGAAGATCAACATTCATTGCTCCCAGGAATATTCTGATGACCCCACTATACATGTGCTATTTGTCTATTCATTTAGTGGGCACTTATGTTTCTACTCTTTCCAAGGCACAGGTTGATTTTATAAATCcctacttttgttttttattttttttattcctttttttcctagtAAACTTTGTTTGGAAAAATTCCAACTTTATATTTTTGTGGGAACTTCTAAAAGGAAGGttaaagagatcccaagagaGTCTTAACtttcaatatatgtatatgtgaaggCTTTGTGAGTCTATCACTGCAAAGATCTCCTAACCTACTCTCTTCCTGCTTGCCAATACCAGGGTACACAGATTTATAAATCTGAAATAGATAAATTTGATTCACCACTGTCatcatcactgttattattattccccctTTCAATTGTGGATACCAACATAGTTGCTAACTATAATACTGGGTTCTACTATATTTCTATACAGTCTTTATAAGTTTTCTAAGGACTCTTACTACTAAGAACCATAGGAGAACAGATGGACCACAGGAAAGTGGACTGCATCCAAAGATATGAAGCCACACTTCCTAATCTCACCAGGCACAAATGTAAGTAAAACCATTCCCTCCGCCAATTGAAATAAAATCTAACTATAGCTTTAAAAGTTGGACTTAgaacactaattaattgttggtggagctgtgagctgattcagccattttggagagtaatttggaactatgcccaaaaggctacaaaaatgtgcataccctttgacccagctgtatagcttctgggactgtatcgcaaagagatcatagaaatgggaaagggtcccacatgtacaaaaatatttatagcagctcaggaagacttcagagaagcctggaaagacttatatgaacttatgctgagtgaaaggagcagaattacgagaactttgtacacagcaacaaccacagtgtgaaaggaatttttctggtagacttagtatttcattgaaatgcatgaacttaaaaaatttccaatggactcttgaggcaaaacaccttccacacccagagaaagaattatggaattggatcacagatagaaacaaacCATCTTCTTTCGTATTatgctatattttgttttgttttacggtttcccccattcattttaattcttctatgcaacatgcatttaataggaatgtgcaCGTAGctcctatataagattgtacaccatcttagggagggactagggagggatgggggaataagagggagggagtgggaaagaatctaagatatatggaagtgattgttgaacactgaaaacaaataaaataattcaattaaaaaatatttatatcacctctctttgtggtggtcaaaaactggaaatcatggggatgcccatcaattagggaatggctgaacaaactgtggtatatgaatgtaatggaatactattgtgctataagaaatgatgaacaggaagacttcagagagacctggaagaacttatatgaactgatgctgagtgaaaggagcagaaccaggagaactttgtgcacagcaacaaccacagtgtgaggaatttttctggtagacttagtacttcattgcaatgtaaggacttaaaaaattcccaatggactcgaggcaaaatgccttccacatccagagaaagaactatggaattggatcgtggaatgaagcataccattttcttttgtattatgttttgttttgttttgttttatggtttctcccattgattttaattcttctatgcaatatgactaaggtgaaaatgtatttaataggaatgtatgtgtagaacatatataagattgtacactgtctcagggatggagtggggagagagggtttaaggggggggagggaggggaaaaaaatctaacaaaaaattttaaaattctgcagagtaatttggaactatgcccaaaggactctAAAAATGGGCCATcattgacctagcaataccacttctaggtctgtatcacaaaaagatcataaaaaatggaaaagtatctacaagtacaaaaatatttgtggcacctctttttgtggtggtcaagaactgggaattgagggaatacccatccgttggggaatggctgaacaagttatggcatatgaatggaactgaatactattgtgctattaggaaataatgaatttcaggaaaatctgaaaagacttatatgaactgatgttaagtaaaatgagcagagccaggataaCACAGCAGGTAGTAATAATCACATTGCGTGATGACTGAgtttgatggacttagctcttcttagcaatgcaaagacataagacaattccaagactcaagatggaaaatgctatccaaagaaagaattctggagtAGGAATTCTGATGGAAGCGTagtatttgctctcctttttgtTTATTCCTctgtttggtttcttctttcttgtgttgtttctgattagttctaattcttctttacatcatgactaatgggaaaatatgatttatatggatatataaatagaacctgtatcagattgcacaccatcttgggaagggggggaAGAAAAGCAGGGGGGAAACCAAAAATTCAAAAccttatggaaataaatgttgaaaaccaaaacttaactaattaattaatttaaaattttttgagttccagacTCCAGAACTACAACCCAGATTCATGTTTAGGCAATGTAACAGAGTCCTCTGCTCAGTGCCACCAAAGGCACTGTAATGTCCTTCTGACTCCCTTACCATCTCTGAGGTATGAGCTCCAGAAGCCGTTGGTGCTGATACAGTTGCTGCCAAAGGCTTCCACAGGCTTGCTGGAGCATGGCCTGCCCTGGACTGAGCTCCACTCTCAAACTGGGTTTGATAGAACTTTCTTGCCAaatttctaagttgtcttagggcTGAAATATTGCTTCACCCTGTCCTTAAGTGCCCCAGGTCAAAGCTCAGGCTCCCAAAACTAGTGACATCATTGGTAGAATGGGACACATGACTAGCAAAGGAAGAATATGTATTAAGAGGAGTTGACATGGCAGAAGGGTTGACAAAAAGGTACCCTACATCTGAAGGGTATACACATGTTTGTAAATTCATGAACCTGTGACAGAAATATGATGGAAAGCATTTGGGCAGCATTAAGGAAGAGAGGAACAGAGGTGATAAGGATGTAGGAGTATAGTAGCATTCTCATGCTGAAAGTGATTGTGTCAATAGCCAACCAGCAAGGTTTAAATGCCACCAATGACCTCAAATGGGTTAAAGTCTATAGCATATCAAGGAAGAGAGTAAAATAAGATGACCCTCTCCCCAGAGGATTGTTGCTTGCCATCAAACTGAAATAATATTTACCAGAGATGAAGTTTTAACTTGTTAAGCAAAAGACTCTACAGGGACAAGATCCCCAAAGTAAGAGCATAGAATAAAAAGCAATATTCTGAGACTGAATTCAATCCCATATGTCAATATACTCTCtagaatgataatgatgaaatctGCTCCCAGGGGCAGCTGGGTAGTCAAAATGTGTGACATTCAGACTAGTACCTCATCTTAATGAAGGACACTGGGACTATTTAAGGGACACAGATATGATGAAGAATGTTTTGGTTGGGACTTTCAGATGAATGGGCAGGTTATTGtataggaagaggaagaaaagaaagaggacacAGGCTGACCAGGGTCTACctacagtaggtgctcaatcaaTGCTTGTGGGTAGTTATGATGGGCGACACTGCCCATGTTATAGCCCAGAGTCAAGGCAAGCAGATGTTTTTTTTCTCAAGCCCATCTAAGTTCTCTGGAAAAACCACTTGAGGAAAAGCTAGGAAGAGTTGCCCATGCAAATCAGGAAACACTGGAGGGTGAGGGGAAGCTCAGCCACTCACATAGTAAAAAGATATGAAGGGACTTTCAAGATCATTtactccaactccttcatttcatGGATGAGCAACCTGAAGCCCattgaaagaaattttaaaaacacttgcTCAAGTTTCTAAGGACAGATTCTGGCAGATCTGCTTCCACATGCATTAACCCCTTTGTCAATAAAGATAAAAACTAGGGGGAAAATAAAACCACTGAATCTGGCTATTCAGTGATGACctaggagagagcagtttcagtagagGAGGGAAGTCAGATGTCAGGCTTCAAGGGATTGGGAATAGATGAAAAGCAAATAGAGGGATTTATGCTGAGCCCAGGCTGCTctgggtctgcctgcctgcctacaCATGCTCCAAACCCTGGAGTTTTTATCCAGACTCATGCTG is part of the Notamacropus eugenii isolate mMacEug1 chromosome 3, mMacEug1.pri_v2, whole genome shotgun sequence genome and harbors:
- the LOC140531967 gene encoding olfactory receptor 5BS1-like; protein product: MAYDRYSAICNPLVYVRVMSKQFCVFLVCGSFLLGVTTSMLNTLPLLRLKFCTTHLIHHYSCEMPELLPLSCTDLFPNKMILFTTSVIVVFGCFLPIMFSYAQIISAILKISSASGRSKAFSTCSSHVIVVTLFFLTGVDRYLSPSTGSILEQVISMQYSIVTPLLNPIIYSLKNVEVKLAIKKVWENKRILSGTY